The following coding sequences are from one Rathayibacter sp. VKM Ac-2760 window:
- a CDS encoding nuclear transport factor 2 family protein: MPSPRDAHDELFDALVFVDLPVLDALLDTRFVIEHPTGLVQSKLDWMDDIAEGLKEYHAIDHVESAVSGSAAHPVLVSRTLTEATIGSLHATWRLQLTSRLVPVGDEWVITRTTVTTW, encoded by the coding sequence ATGCCTTCCCCCCGCGACGCGCACGACGAGCTCTTCGACGCGCTGGTGTTCGTCGACCTCCCCGTGCTCGACGCGCTGCTCGACACCCGCTTCGTGATCGAGCACCCGACCGGGCTCGTGCAGTCGAAGCTCGACTGGATGGACGACATCGCCGAGGGCCTGAAGGAGTACCACGCGATCGACCACGTCGAGAGCGCCGTCTCGGGCAGCGCCGCGCACCCGGTGCTCGTCTCGCGCACCCTGACCGAGGCGACGATCGGCTCGCTGCACGCCACCTGGCGCCTGCAGCTCACCAGCCGGCTGGTGCCGGTCGGCGACGAGTGGGTGATCACCCGCACGACCGTCACCACCTGGTGA
- a CDS encoding 3-oxoacyl-[acyl-carrier-protein] synthase III C-terminal domain-containing protein: MADALPLLLPVRVLGTGEALPARVVTTAEVAALCGIDAEEAARRSGVLTRHWLADDEDPLELGLLAARRALDAAGIDARDIDVVLNASGTQLQAIPDGGALIAAGLGLEDVSAYSLHATCLSFLFALQEAGFLLATGRAERVLVVSTEGGSRGIDLAQPESALLFGDAAAAVVVGRAERPDQGVVTSRFETRPSGVRHAEIRGFGSRIRIEDAPGRLADFRFDMHGGALLVDALRHFPRFLERVRPGLSTGLPGIDRVIPHQTSAAGLAGMARLWGRERMVITLPEVGNTIGSAIPLALHRARVQEGESVLLVGTGAGTHYGAVILQA; this comes from the coding sequence GTGGCCGATGCGCTCCCGCTCCTGCTGCCCGTCCGTGTCCTCGGCACCGGCGAGGCCCTGCCGGCGCGCGTCGTGACGACCGCCGAGGTCGCCGCGCTCTGCGGCATCGACGCCGAGGAGGCGGCTCGCCGCTCCGGAGTGCTCACGCGGCACTGGCTCGCCGACGACGAGGACCCGCTCGAGCTCGGCCTGCTCGCCGCCCGCCGGGCGCTCGACGCGGCCGGGATCGACGCGCGCGACATCGACGTCGTGCTGAACGCCTCCGGCACCCAGCTCCAGGCGATCCCCGACGGCGGGGCGCTGATCGCCGCAGGGCTCGGCCTCGAGGACGTCTCGGCCTACAGCCTGCACGCGACCTGCCTGTCGTTCCTCTTCGCGCTGCAGGAGGCGGGCTTCCTGCTCGCGACCGGCCGCGCCGAGCGGGTGCTCGTCGTCTCGACCGAGGGCGGCAGTCGCGGCATCGACCTCGCGCAGCCCGAGAGCGCGCTGCTGTTCGGCGACGCGGCGGCCGCCGTGGTCGTCGGCCGGGCCGAGCGCCCGGACCAGGGCGTCGTCACCTCGCGCTTCGAGACCCGCCCGAGCGGCGTGCGGCATGCCGAGATCCGCGGCTTCGGCTCGCGCATCCGGATCGAGGACGCCCCGGGCCGGCTCGCCGACTTCCGCTTCGACATGCACGGCGGCGCGCTGCTCGTGGATGCGCTGCGGCACTTCCCGCGCTTCCTCGAGCGGGTGCGCCCCGGCCTGAGCACGGGATTGCCGGGCATCGACCGGGTCATCCCGCACCAGACCAGCGCGGCCGGGCTCGCCGGCATGGCGCGGCTCTGGGGGCGCGAGCGGATGGTGATCACCCTGCCCGAGGTCGGCAACACGATCGGCTCGGCGATCCCGCTCGCGCTGCACCGCGCCCGCGTGCAGGAGGGCGAGTCGGTGCTGCTGGTGGGCACCGGTGCGGGCACGCACTACGGCGCGGTGATCCTGCAGGCCTGA
- a CDS encoding glycosyltransferase family 2 protein has product MDRGEFWVVVPFYDEEKLLGGTLDALADQTDPGFTLLLVDNGSTDRSREVIAAFEARRPDRPVLVIDEPQKGTGAASDTGFRHAIAQGALAVARTDADCLPDPDWVARLKADVADGARFVGGRLAPRTDEPFYRWYDGVIGTAMIRLMEHAPGVFYHRPGQRYRMFMAAGSNLAIDAALYLEVGGFPRSSIDDTDEDLELHLKVCRVIPRAQAKLDRKAVVRMSIRKGKALGYLGILLWYWGRKRWGRAGVAEVVDVR; this is encoded by the coding sequence GTGGATCGTGGCGAGTTCTGGGTGGTCGTGCCCTTCTACGACGAGGAGAAGCTGCTCGGCGGCACCCTCGACGCCCTCGCCGACCAGACCGACCCCGGCTTCACCCTGCTGCTCGTCGACAACGGCAGCACCGACCGCTCGCGCGAGGTGATCGCCGCGTTCGAGGCCCGCCGCCCCGACCGCCCGGTCCTCGTGATCGACGAGCCGCAGAAGGGCACGGGAGCCGCCTCCGACACCGGCTTCCGCCACGCGATCGCGCAGGGCGCCCTGGCCGTCGCGCGCACCGACGCCGACTGCCTGCCCGATCCGGACTGGGTGGCGCGGCTGAAGGCCGACGTCGCCGACGGCGCCCGCTTCGTCGGCGGCCGGCTGGCGCCCCGCACCGACGAGCCCTTCTACCGCTGGTACGACGGCGTGATCGGCACCGCGATGATCCGGCTGATGGAGCACGCGCCCGGCGTCTTCTACCACCGGCCCGGCCAGCGCTACCGGATGTTCATGGCGGCCGGCTCGAACCTGGCGATCGACGCCGCGCTCTACCTCGAGGTCGGCGGCTTCCCGCGCTCGAGCATCGACGACACCGACGAGGACCTGGAGCTGCACCTGAAGGTCTGCCGGGTCATCCCGCGCGCGCAGGCGAAGCTCGATCGGAAGGCGGTCGTGCGGATGTCGATCCGCAAGGGGAAGGCGCTCGGCTACCTCGGCATCCTGCTCTGGTACTGGGGCCGCAAGCGCTGGGGTCGCGCGGGCGTCGCGGAGGTCGTCGATGTCCGCTGA
- a CDS encoding NAD(P)-dependent oxidoreductase: MSAEQAGPRRVLITGATGFLGGHAVAEFLAAGDEVIATGRNADALARMATLGAETIAADLAELATRDVRADVLVHAAALSSPWGRWRDFHAANVAGTAAMIDLAERRGIRRLVFVSSPSLYSARRHRLGIREEDVDTGSRMSLYIRSKIAAERLLQEAHAAGRIAELVILRPRGLIGVGDPSLIPRFVAASRRRGIPLFDGGRNPVDITCVENAALALRLAADAPVAAGGVYNITNGEPAPLGELLDRFFAAMGEEPRYLTVNLRVLSALAVVLERVYSALPGDAEPPFTRYTVATLAYAQTLDISRARTELGYAPRVPLAEGLRRVGEHYRRLS; the protein is encoded by the coding sequence ATGTCCGCTGAGCAGGCCGGGCCCCGCCGCGTCCTGATCACCGGGGCGACCGGGTTCCTCGGCGGCCACGCGGTCGCCGAGTTCCTCGCCGCGGGCGACGAGGTGATCGCGACCGGCCGGAACGCCGACGCGCTAGCCCGCATGGCCACCCTCGGCGCCGAGACGATCGCGGCCGACCTCGCCGAGCTCGCGACGCGGGACGTCCGCGCCGACGTGCTCGTGCACGCCGCCGCGCTCTCCAGCCCCTGGGGCCGCTGGCGCGACTTCCACGCGGCCAACGTCGCGGGCACCGCGGCGATGATCGACCTCGCCGAGCGCCGCGGCATCCGCCGGCTCGTCTTCGTCTCCTCGCCGAGCCTCTACTCCGCCCGGCGCCACCGGCTCGGCATCCGCGAGGAGGACGTCGACACCGGCAGCCGGATGAGCCTCTACATCCGCAGCAAGATCGCCGCCGAGCGGCTGCTGCAGGAGGCGCACGCCGCCGGGCGGATCGCGGAGCTCGTGATCCTGCGGCCGCGCGGCCTGATCGGCGTCGGCGACCCGAGCCTCATCCCGCGCTTCGTCGCCGCGAGCCGGCGCCGCGGCATCCCGCTCTTCGACGGCGGCCGGAACCCGGTCGACATCACCTGCGTCGAGAACGCGGCCCTCGCGCTCCGCCTCGCCGCGGACGCGCCGGTCGCGGCCGGCGGCGTCTACAACATCACCAACGGCGAGCCGGCCCCGCTCGGCGAGCTGCTCGACCGCTTCTTCGCCGCGATGGGCGAGGAGCCGCGTTACCTCACGGTGAACCTCCGCGTGCTCAGCGCGCTCGCCGTCGTCCTCGAGCGCGTCTACTCCGCGCTCCCCGGAGACGCGGAGCCGCCGTTCACCCGCTACACGGTCGCGACGCTCGCCTACGCGCAGACCCTCGACATCTCGCGGGCGCGCACCGAGCTCGGCTACGCGCCGCGCGTGCCGCTCGCGGAGGGCCTGCGGAGGGTCGGCGAGCACTACCGGAGGCTGTCGTGA
- a CDS encoding MBL fold metallo-hydrolase — protein MTEPRLQVFACGETSFPLSRVFRGGSPARRTFPSAVFLYTHPSGRRVLFDTGYPPSLRGTGAVGALYRRILPARVGPGDTIDRRLADIGLAPSDIDTVVLSHLHPDHVGGLRWFPDARLVLSRGQLETIERSRITDGVFAALLPPWTAGATVVDDQPVATTPSGIRGYDLFGDGRFVITPLPGHASGHLGALVEGRVLLAGDAAWGREFLTWSDRLRFLPRLISHDAEAHHRTSLELERFEAAGITLCFSHDPYPERVLLA, from the coding sequence GTGACCGAGCCGCGCCTCCAGGTCTTCGCCTGCGGCGAGACGAGCTTCCCGCTCTCGCGCGTCTTCCGCGGGGGGAGCCCCGCGCGCCGCACCTTCCCCTCCGCCGTCTTCCTCTACACGCACCCGAGCGGCCGGCGGGTGCTCTTCGACACCGGCTACCCGCCGTCGCTGCGCGGGACGGGCGCGGTCGGCGCTCTCTACCGGCGGATCCTCCCGGCCCGCGTGGGCCCCGGCGACACGATCGACCGCCGCCTCGCGGACATCGGACTCGCGCCGTCCGACATCGACACGGTCGTGCTCTCGCACCTGCACCCCGACCACGTCGGCGGCCTGCGCTGGTTCCCGGACGCGCGGCTCGTCCTCTCCCGCGGTCAGCTCGAGACGATCGAGCGGAGCCGGATCACCGACGGTGTCTTCGCCGCGCTGCTCCCGCCGTGGACCGCGGGCGCGACGGTGGTCGACGACCAGCCGGTCGCGACGACGCCCAGCGGGATCCGCGGCTACGACCTCTTCGGCGACGGCCGCTTCGTGATCACCCCGCTGCCCGGGCACGCGAGCGGACACCTCGGCGCGCTCGTCGAGGGCCGCGTGCTGCTGGCCGGCGACGCGGCCTGGGGTCGCGAGTTCCTGACCTGGTCGGACCGGCTGCGCTTCCTCCCCCGGCTGATCAGCCACGATGCGGAGGCGCACCACCGCACCTCGCTCGAGCTGGAGCGCTTCGAGGCCGCGGGGATCACACTGTGCTTCAGCCACGACCCGTATCCGGAGCGCGTACTGCTGGCATGA
- a CDS encoding DUF3349 domain-containing protein, whose translation MSATDPAAPDAAPAPADGVVARVVAWLRAGYPTGVPETDYLPLLGILQRSLTRDELEQVVRELLSDAVRADAVGEELSAARMRARIEETLLGPALPEDLVRVSARLASAGWPLARPEELAVPEEQRAGLVTRVVRWLRAGYPAGLPEQDFVPLIALLRRRLSDDEVAEVAARLAAEGGLPASRVDVGTAIAQVTSELPSDADIERVRLSLAEHDRPEEFAS comes from the coding sequence GTGTCCGCGACCGATCCCGCTGCGCCCGACGCGGCTCCCGCTCCGGCGGACGGCGTCGTCGCGCGGGTGGTCGCCTGGCTCCGCGCGGGCTACCCGACCGGCGTGCCCGAGACCGACTACCTGCCGCTGCTGGGCATCCTCCAGCGCAGCCTCACCCGCGACGAGCTGGAGCAGGTCGTCCGCGAGCTGCTCTCCGATGCGGTGCGCGCGGACGCGGTCGGCGAGGAGCTCTCGGCGGCCCGGATGCGCGCGCGGATCGAGGAGACGCTCCTCGGCCCCGCGCTGCCCGAGGACCTCGTGCGGGTCTCGGCGCGGCTCGCGAGCGCGGGCTGGCCGCTCGCCCGACCGGAGGAGCTCGCGGTGCCGGAGGAGCAGCGAGCAGGGCTCGTCACGCGGGTCGTCCGCTGGCTCCGCGCCGGCTACCCCGCGGGGCTGCCCGAGCAGGACTTCGTGCCGCTGATCGCGCTGCTGCGCCGCCGGCTCTCCGACGACGAGGTGGCGGAGGTGGCCGCTCGGCTCGCCGCCGAGGGCGGGCTGCCCGCCAGCCGCGTCGACGTCGGCACCGCGATCGCCCAGGTCACCTCGGAGCTGCCGTCGGACGCCGACATCGAGCGGGTCCGGCTCTCGCTGGCCGAGCACGACCGGCCGGAGGAGTTCGCGAGCTGA
- a CDS encoding inorganic phosphate transporter — protein sequence MDPFILLALVIVTALAFDFTNGFHDTANAMATSIATGALKPKVAVTLSAVLNLVGAFLSIEVALTVTNAVVKIQDSTGAPDPALLEGGGSALLLIVLAGLIGGIIWNLLTWLLGLPSSSSHALFGGLIGSALAGLGLNGVNWAGDGTKLDGVVGKVILPALMSPVLAGAVAAIGTWLVFRVIGNLADRRIHRGFRIGQIGSASLVSLAHGTNDAQKTMGVITLALIAAGGWSDTESVPFWVKLSCALAISLGTYIGGWRIIRTVGKGLVEIDTPQGMAAESASAAVILASSHLGFALSTTHVATGSILGSGVGRPGAQVRWRVALRMVIAWVITLPAAALMGAVMWWIGHLVGGAAGGILMTAVLVAVAVFIYVRSRRSSVGAHNVNDEWSDAGSAAKQTAGV from the coding sequence GTGGATCCCTTCATCCTTCTCGCGCTCGTCATCGTCACCGCTCTGGCGTTCGATTTCACCAACGGCTTCCACGACACGGCGAACGCGATGGCCACGTCCATCGCGACCGGCGCGTTGAAGCCGAAGGTGGCCGTCACCCTCTCCGCCGTCCTCAATCTGGTCGGCGCGTTCCTCAGCATCGAGGTGGCGCTGACCGTCACGAACGCGGTCGTCAAGATCCAGGACTCCACCGGCGCGCCCGACCCGGCGCTGCTCGAGGGCGGCGGATCCGCGCTCCTGCTGATCGTGCTGGCCGGCCTGATCGGCGGCATCATCTGGAACCTGCTGACCTGGCTGCTCGGCCTCCCCTCCAGCTCGTCCCACGCGCTCTTCGGCGGCCTGATCGGCTCGGCGCTCGCCGGGCTCGGCCTCAACGGCGTCAACTGGGCGGGCGACGGAACGAAGCTCGACGGCGTCGTCGGCAAGGTGATCCTGCCCGCGCTGATGTCGCCGGTGCTCGCCGGCGCGGTCGCCGCGATCGGCACCTGGCTCGTCTTCCGCGTGATCGGCAACCTGGCCGACCGCCGCATCCACCGCGGCTTCCGGATCGGCCAGATCGGCAGCGCGTCCCTCGTCTCGCTCGCGCACGGCACCAACGACGCGCAGAAGACCATGGGCGTCATCACCCTGGCGCTGATCGCCGCGGGCGGCTGGAGCGACACCGAGTCGGTGCCGTTCTGGGTCAAGCTCAGCTGCGCGCTCGCCATCTCCCTCGGCACCTACATCGGCGGCTGGCGGATCATCCGCACCGTCGGCAAGGGCCTCGTCGAGATCGACACCCCGCAGGGCATGGCCGCCGAGAGCGCCTCGGCCGCGGTCATCCTCGCCTCCAGCCACCTCGGCTTCGCCCTCTCGACCACGCACGTCGCGACCGGCTCGATCCTCGGCTCCGGCGTCGGCCGGCCCGGCGCGCAGGTGCGCTGGCGCGTCGCGCTCCGGATGGTGATCGCCTGGGTGATCACGCTCCCCGCCGCCGCGCTGATGGGCGCCGTGATGTGGTGGATCGGCCACCTGGTCGGCGGGGCCGCCGGCGGGATCCTGATGACCGCCGTGCTCGTCGCCGTCGCCGTGTTCATCTACGTCCGCTCGCGCCGCAGCAGCGTCGGCGCGCACAACGTCAACGACGAGTGGTCGGACGCGGGCTCCGCGGCCAAGCAGACCGCCGGCGTCTAG
- a CDS encoding VOC family protein has translation MSDAISPRDFRSAPGTADWRVVGDGARAYFRAGSFAAGAALVAAIAALAEQAGHHPDVDLRYGGVGVRLISHDVGDISERDLALAREISAAARALGLAAEPAGVQSLQIAIDAVDVAAVRAFWRAVLGYSPVEDADLADPRALGPNLWIQRIEAPRPERNTIHLDLYVPRDVVDARLAAALAAGGRVVNAENAPEWWTLADPEGNEVDLAPWRDDSEWSA, from the coding sequence ATGAGCGATGCGATCTCCCCCCGCGACTTCCGATCCGCGCCCGGCACCGCCGACTGGCGGGTCGTGGGCGACGGCGCCCGCGCGTACTTCCGCGCCGGCTCCTTCGCGGCGGGCGCCGCCCTCGTCGCCGCGATCGCCGCCCTCGCCGAGCAGGCCGGCCACCACCCCGACGTCGATCTGCGCTACGGCGGCGTCGGCGTGCGCCTGATCAGCCACGACGTCGGCGACATCAGCGAGCGCGACCTCGCCCTCGCCCGCGAGATCTCGGCCGCCGCCCGCGCGCTCGGCCTCGCCGCCGAGCCGGCCGGGGTGCAGAGCCTGCAGATCGCGATCGACGCCGTCGACGTCGCCGCGGTCCGCGCCTTCTGGCGGGCCGTGCTCGGCTACTCCCCCGTCGAGGACGCCGACCTCGCCGACCCGCGCGCCCTCGGCCCGAACCTCTGGATCCAGCGCATCGAGGCCCCGCGCCCCGAGCGCAACACGATCCACCTCGACCTCTATGTGCCGCGCGACGTCGTCGACGCCCGCCTCGCCGCGGCCCTCGCCGCCGGCGGCCGCGTCGTGAACGCGGAGAACGCGCCGGAGTGGTGGACCCTCGCCGACCCGGAGGGCAACGAGGTCGACCTCGCACCCTGGCGGGACGACAGCGAGTGGAGCGCCTGA
- a CDS encoding VOC family protein, translating to MSRERVTGIGGFFFAARDPEALAHWYAEHLGIDEVPTEYGAPSWRQDAGSTVLAPMPAGSEHLGPAGWTLNLRVRSLDALVAQLRAAGIAVEIDPETYPNGRFADLHDPEGNRLQLWQPSGADA from the coding sequence GTGTCCCGCGAGAGAGTCACGGGCATCGGCGGCTTCTTCTTCGCCGCGCGCGATCCGGAGGCGCTGGCACACTGGTACGCGGAGCACCTCGGCATCGACGAGGTGCCGACCGAGTACGGCGCCCCGTCCTGGCGGCAGGACGCCGGCAGCACCGTCCTCGCACCGATGCCGGCCGGCTCCGAGCACCTCGGCCCCGCCGGCTGGACCCTGAACCTCCGCGTCCGCTCGCTCGACGCGCTCGTCGCCCAGCTCCGCGCCGCGGGCATCGCCGTCGAGATCGACCCGGAGACCTACCCGAACGGCCGCTTCGCCGACCTGCACGACCCCGAGGGCAACCGCCTCCAGCTCTGGCAGCCGTCTGGCGCGGACGCCTAG
- a CDS encoding VOC family protein — translation MAITGPDFLSLQVRDLERSAEFYETRLGLSRRPGPPHAVVFDTAPIPFAIRDIVPGTDLPTEPGRGVALWLHATEVATLHDDLAAAGVPITSAPAEGPFGLTFTFADPDGYLITLHDRA, via the coding sequence ATGGCGATCACCGGTCCCGACTTCCTCTCCCTCCAGGTCCGCGACCTCGAGCGGTCCGCCGAGTTCTACGAGACCCGCCTCGGCCTCTCCCGCCGTCCCGGCCCGCCGCACGCCGTCGTCTTCGACACCGCGCCCATCCCGTTCGCGATCCGAGACATCGTCCCCGGCACGGATCTCCCGACCGAGCCCGGCCGCGGCGTCGCCCTCTGGCTGCACGCGACCGAGGTCGCCACCCTGCACGACGACCTCGCCGCCGCCGGCGTCCCGATCACGTCGGCCCCCGCCGAGGGCCCCTTCGGCCTGACCTTCACCTTCGCCGACCCGGACGGCTACCTGATCACCCTCCACGACCGCGCCTGA
- a CDS encoding MarR family winged helix-turn-helix transcriptional regulator yields the protein MGQEGEQTQGIELDTSVGYVLKEASSALRAAMEAALRPLGVTVTAYSCLELLAHRPGLSSSELARGAFVTRQSMHVLLQSMERDGHLIRAETAPSGRALPTRLTASGEELLGEASAAVRGVEERMLTGLDGARIRDLHVLLRSCADALS from the coding sequence ATGGGTCAAGAGGGCGAGCAAACACAGGGCATCGAGCTGGACACCTCCGTCGGCTACGTGCTGAAGGAGGCGTCGAGCGCACTGCGGGCGGCGATGGAGGCGGCCCTGCGGCCGCTCGGCGTCACCGTCACCGCCTACTCCTGCCTCGAGCTGCTGGCGCACCGGCCGGGGCTCTCCAGCTCGGAGCTGGCCCGCGGCGCGTTCGTGACGCGACAGTCGATGCACGTGCTGCTGCAGTCGATGGAGCGCGACGGCCACCTGATCCGGGCGGAGACGGCGCCGAGCGGGCGCGCGCTGCCGACCCGGCTCACGGCGTCCGGCGAGGAGCTGCTGGGCGAGGCGAGCGCGGCCGTCCGGGGCGTCGAGGAGCGGATGCTGACGGGGCTGGACGGGGCGCGGATCCGCGACCTGCACGTCCTCCTGCGCTCGTGCGCGGACGCACTGTCCTGA
- a CDS encoding M23 family metallopeptidase — MHHSDHAPAPVPAGTAHTPPTRRQLREQREAEQATARRATRSSARRPSTRRVSAFAAMTFVVGLAVTSTMPAFAVGDTPESAVATDTASAVAAARPQSFVAAGVVQQNVTRDAFAAEAKPEVLVPTASLDAITADAGESTAAAAGVSGAWVLPIAGHISSGYGPRPDQPVAGVNLFHKGTDLAGACGTPVLAAASGTVEEAAYSGSYGNWILLDNGGGIETGYAHNTDLLVDVGDTVTAGEVIATRGSTGASTGCHLHFETRVDGEAVDAVPFMAALGVPLG, encoded by the coding sequence ATGCACCACTCCGACCACGCCCCGGCCCCCGTCCCCGCAGGGACCGCGCACACTCCCCCGACCCGTCGGCAGCTGCGCGAGCAGCGCGAGGCCGAGCAGGCCACCGCCCGCCGCGCCACCCGCAGCAGCGCCCGCCGCCCCTCGACGCGCCGCGTGTCCGCCTTCGCCGCGATGACGTTCGTGGTCGGCCTGGCCGTCACCTCGACGATGCCCGCCTTCGCCGTCGGCGACACCCCGGAGTCCGCCGTCGCGACCGACACGGCGAGCGCCGTCGCCGCGGCCCGCCCGCAGAGCTTCGTCGCCGCCGGAGTCGTGCAGCAGAACGTCACGCGCGACGCCTTCGCCGCCGAGGCCAAGCCCGAGGTGCTCGTGCCGACCGCCTCGCTCGACGCGATCACCGCGGACGCCGGCGAGTCGACCGCCGCGGCCGCCGGCGTCTCCGGCGCCTGGGTGCTCCCGATCGCGGGGCACATCAGCAGCGGCTACGGCCCCCGCCCCGACCAGCCGGTCGCCGGCGTGAACCTCTTCCACAAGGGCACCGACCTCGCCGGCGCCTGCGGGACCCCGGTCCTCGCGGCCGCGAGCGGCACCGTCGAGGAGGCGGCCTACTCCGGCAGCTACGGCAACTGGATCCTGCTCGACAACGGCGGCGGCATCGAGACCGGCTACGCGCACAACACCGACCTGCTCGTCGACGTCGGCGACACCGTCACGGCGGGCGAGGTCATCGCGACCCGCGGCTCGACCGGCGCCTCCACCGGCTGCCACCTGCACTTCGAGACCCGCGTCGACGGCGAGGCGGTCGACGCCGTGCCGTTCATGGCCGCGCTGGGCGTGCCGCTGGGCTAG
- a CDS encoding glucose 1-dehydrogenase — MDTSSTRFTDRVVLITGGGSGLGRATAVRLAAEGAKLALVDVSEPGLAATVEALPEGTESLTVLADVSKESDVDAYVAQTLERFGRIDGFFNNAGIEGRQNLTEDFTADEFDKVVAINLRGVFLGLEKVLKVMREQGSGMVVNTASVGGITGIGNQSGYAAAKHGVVGLTRNSGIEYGQYGIRINAIAPGAIWTPMVENSMKQLDAENPRKAAEEFIQINPTKRYGEAAEIASVVAFLLSDDASYINAVVLPIDGGQSIKY, encoded by the coding sequence ATGGATACCAGCAGCACCCGCTTCACCGACCGCGTCGTCCTCATCACCGGAGGCGGCTCCGGCCTCGGCCGCGCCACCGCCGTCCGCCTCGCCGCGGAGGGCGCGAAGCTCGCCCTCGTCGACGTCTCCGAGCCGGGCCTCGCCGCCACCGTCGAGGCGCTCCCCGAGGGCACCGAGTCGCTCACCGTGCTCGCGGACGTCTCGAAGGAGTCCGACGTCGACGCCTACGTCGCGCAGACCCTCGAGCGCTTCGGCCGCATCGACGGCTTCTTCAACAACGCCGGCATCGAGGGCCGCCAGAACCTCACCGAGGACTTCACCGCCGACGAGTTCGACAAGGTCGTGGCGATCAACCTCCGCGGCGTCTTCCTCGGCCTCGAGAAGGTGCTCAAGGTCATGCGCGAGCAGGGCTCCGGCATGGTCGTCAACACCGCGAGCGTCGGCGGCATCACCGGCATCGGCAACCAGTCCGGCTACGCGGCCGCGAAGCACGGCGTCGTCGGCCTCACCCGCAACTCCGGCATCGAGTACGGGCAGTACGGCATCCGGATCAACGCCATCGCCCCGGGCGCCATCTGGACGCCGATGGTCGAGAACTCGATGAAGCAGCTCGACGCGGAGAACCCGCGCAAGGCCGCCGAGGAGTTCATCCAGATCAACCCGACCAAGCGCTACGGCGAGGCCGCCGAGATCGCCTCGGTCGTCGCCTTCCTGCTCTCGGACGACGCCTCGTACATCAATGCGGTGGTGCTGCCGATCGACGGCGGTCAGTCGATCAAGTACTGA